A portion of the Parasedimentitalea marina genome contains these proteins:
- the fabZ gene encoding 3-hydroxyacyl-ACP dehydratase FabZ, producing MTAELKSADIQMIQRILPHRYPFLLVDKVLDIDGFNSARGIKNVTMNEPHFQGHFPGTPIMPGVTIVEAMAQTAGVMIGTAFDMIDSNMLIYFMNIDKCKFRRKVGPGDVLEMNIVTLRGKPGGKIWKFSGKATVDGEAAAEAEFTAMVDLQKD from the coding sequence ATGACCGCCGAGCTGAAAAGCGCTGACATTCAAATGATCCAGCGGATCCTGCCGCACCGCTATCCTTTTTTGCTGGTCGACAAAGTGCTCGACATTGATGGGTTTAACTCTGCCCGTGGCATCAAGAATGTCACTATGAATGAGCCGCATTTCCAAGGCCATTTTCCGGGCACACCAATCATGCCAGGTGTCACCATCGTCGAAGCGATGGCTCAGACTGCCGGCGTTATGATTGGCACTGCCTTTGATATGATCGACAGTAATATGCTGATCTATTTTATGAACATTGATAAGTGCAAGTTCCGCCGCAAAGTCGGACCAGGTGATGTGCTTGAAATGAATATCGTTACTTTGCGTGGGAAACCCGGCGGTAAAATCTGGAAATTCTCGGGTAAGGCAACTGTCGATGGTGAAGCGGCTGCCGAAGCCGAATTTACTGCCATGGTTGACCTGCAAAAGGACTGA
- the rseP gene encoding RIP metalloprotease RseP, translating into MDVASLIPQFGGFLYTLISFVVALSVIVAVHEYGHYIVGRWSGIHAEVFSLGFGPVLWSRVDKHGTRWQVALLPFGGFVKFLGDANAASGRDEEAMADAEDDPTLLRRTMHGAPLWARTATVAAGPVFNFILSILIFASVFMVRGEPRYPLTVGELVPMPGLVNELREGDEVISIAGVNVPKMSDFEKWGTFRSQIPPEQPLDYFVLRDGVELVVEGPNFAPAVVSAVMPRSAASSIGVMAGDVITAIDGEPVASFAQLKSVVEAANGTVLLLDIWRDGQSLELALAPRRVDEPQADGSFATKWRIGIGGGLAFSPASEPTGLVDALTSGALQVRMVVETSLSGLKHMILGNINSCNLSGPLGIAETSGAMASQGAQSFIWFIAVLSTAVGLLNLFPIPALDGGHLMFYAYEAITKKQPSDMAMRVLMTFGIAAILSLMVFALGNDIFC; encoded by the coding sequence TTGGACGTAGCTTCTCTCATTCCGCAGTTTGGCGGCTTTCTGTATACGCTGATCAGTTTTGTCGTGGCGCTGTCGGTGATCGTGGCAGTACATGAATATGGCCACTACATTGTTGGTCGTTGGTCTGGCATTCATGCCGAGGTGTTCTCGCTTGGCTTTGGTCCGGTGCTCTGGAGCCGCGTTGACAAGCATGGCACCCGCTGGCAAGTCGCCTTGTTGCCATTTGGCGGTTTCGTAAAGTTTCTTGGAGACGCCAACGCCGCCTCGGGCAGGGATGAAGAGGCGATGGCAGACGCTGAGGATGATCCAACCTTGCTACGGCGTACGATGCATGGCGCACCGTTGTGGGCGCGGACTGCGACAGTCGCTGCTGGCCCAGTGTTTAACTTTATCCTCTCTATCTTGATCTTCGCCAGCGTATTTATGGTCCGTGGCGAACCCAGGTACCCGCTGACAGTTGGCGAATTGGTACCAATGCCGGGTTTGGTCAATGAGTTGCGAGAAGGTGACGAAGTTATTTCGATTGCGGGTGTCAATGTGCCCAAAATGTCTGACTTCGAAAAATGGGGCACGTTCCGTAGCCAAATTCCACCTGAGCAACCGTTAGATTATTTCGTTCTGCGGGATGGGGTGGAACTGGTGGTCGAGGGACCAAATTTTGCACCGGCTGTTGTCAGTGCGGTCATGCCACGCAGTGCCGCATCAAGTATCGGAGTGATGGCGGGTGACGTGATTACTGCAATTGACGGTGAGCCCGTTGCATCGTTTGCTCAGTTGAAAAGCGTTGTTGAGGCTGCAAACGGCACTGTGCTTTTGCTGGATATATGGAGAGATGGCCAATCTCTGGAACTGGCCTTGGCGCCACGTCGCGTTGACGAACCACAGGCGGACGGCAGTTTTGCCACGAAATGGCGGATTGGCATCGGCGGCGGCTTGGCCTTTAGCCCGGCGTCAGAGCCGACTGGACTAGTAGATGCACTGACGTCTGGTGCCTTGCAGGTTCGGATGGTCGTGGAGACATCATTGTCCGGGCTAAAACACATGATTCTGGGGAACATCAATTCCTGTAACTTGTCCGGCCCGTTAGGTATCGCCGAAACATCAGGGGCCATGGCCAGTCAGGGTGCACAAAGCTTTATCTGGTTTATTGCAGTGCTCTCTACCGCGGTTGGCTTGCTCAATCTATTTCCGATCCCGGCCCTCGATGGGGGACATTTGATGTTCTATGCTTATGAGGCCATTACAAAAAAGCAACCGAGCGACATGGCCATGCGAGTGTTAATGACATTTGGGATCGCAGCCATTCTGTCTCTAATGGTGTTTGCCCTGGGCAATGACATCTTCTGCTGA
- a CDS encoding OmpH family outer membrane protein produces the protein MFTPLPVPAQGTIGFDVTSGTQLGIPQSSILTIQPERLYSSSAYGRRVARGLEADGAVLTAENRRIEAELRAEEQMLAERRLSMEPAAFRALADAFDEKVQETRRLQESKLREINSVGEVARREFFRLSLPVLQQVMRETGAGAILDQSSVFLSADAADITDLAISRIDAVLGDGAPTNEDVQQ, from the coding sequence ATGTTTACGCCGCTGCCAGTCCCTGCTCAAGGAACCATTGGGTTTGATGTGACTAGTGGGACCCAATTGGGTATCCCGCAGAGTTCCATTTTGACGATACAGCCGGAGCGGCTGTACTCAAGCAGTGCATATGGGCGCCGGGTTGCCCGGGGTCTTGAGGCTGACGGCGCGGTTTTGACGGCTGAAAACCGACGTATTGAAGCTGAGTTACGTGCCGAGGAGCAGATGCTAGCAGAGCGACGTCTTTCTATGGAGCCAGCTGCGTTTAGGGCGTTAGCTGATGCTTTTGATGAAAAAGTTCAGGAAACCCGGCGGCTGCAGGAAAGTAAACTGCGTGAAATCAATTCAGTAGGCGAAGTAGCTAGGCGCGAGTTTTTCAGACTTTCTTTGCCCGTTTTGCAACAGGTGATGCGGGAGACAGGTGCCGGGGCCATTTTGGACCAATCCTCTGTATTTCTCAGTGCGGATGCCGCTGATATAACAGATCTAGCGATTTCCCGTATTGATGCCGTGTTGGGCGATGGTGCGCCGACGAACGAAGACGTCCAACAGTAA
- a CDS encoding phosphatidate cytidylyltransferase — protein sequence MSAKGRWADLAPRLISAIVMLAVGIFSVFTGGLVFEILIALCCGGLIWELVRMLVPEQRSVALQLGGLAGVATLAAALLPPVWTLPLLIAPALVGVSQLSQRRVYYFGFTLWALIAGFGFIWMRNVLGIQWMVWLVSIVVVTDVAGYFAGKLIGGPKFWPRVSPKKTWSGTLAGWISAAALGMWFAHELGFGPGLIVLSVLVSMASQAGDVAESALKRKMGIKDSSALIPGHGGLFDRFDGMLGAAAMVLIFLTFWGLPSGTL from the coding sequence ATGAGCGCTAAAGGTCGCTGGGCAGATCTGGCCCCAAGGTTAATCTCGGCCATCGTCATGCTGGCAGTGGGCATATTTTCCGTTTTCACTGGCGGCTTAGTGTTTGAGATTCTGATTGCACTATGTTGTGGCGGTCTAATCTGGGAATTGGTGCGAATGCTGGTGCCGGAGCAACGCAGTGTTGCTTTGCAACTGGGTGGGCTGGCCGGCGTTGCCACCCTGGCTGCAGCCTTGCTGCCGCCGGTCTGGACGTTGCCGTTGCTGATTGCGCCGGCCTTGGTGGGGGTGTCACAACTGTCACAGCGTCGGGTCTATTATTTTGGCTTCACTCTTTGGGCGCTGATTGCGGGCTTTGGGTTCATCTGGATGCGAAATGTACTGGGAATCCAATGGATGGTATGGCTGGTGAGTATTGTGGTTGTCACTGATGTGGCCGGATATTTTGCCGGAAAACTGATCGGCGGACCCAAGTTCTGGCCTCGCGTCAGCCCAAAGAAAACCTGGTCTGGTACGCTGGCTGGTTGGATTTCTGCGGCCGCACTTGGAATGTGGTTCGCTCATGAACTTGGGTTTGGGCCTGGGTTGATAGTACTTTCCGTTTTGGTGTCGATGGCCAGTCAAGCAGGCGACGTTGCTGAAAGCGCCCTAAAGCGTAAGATGGGGATTAAAGATTCCAGTGCGCTTATTCCTGGCCATGGAGGCCTGTTTGACCGCTTTGACGGAATGTTGGGAGCAGCGGCCATGGTGCTAATCTTTCTGACTTTTTGGGGCCTGCCTAGCGGGACACTGTAA
- a CDS encoding isoprenyl transferase, whose amino-acid sequence MSNIPDIASKDGGALSMGGPGPRHVAIIMDGNGRWAQARGRPRLFGHHAGAKRIREVVEACPKLGIEYLTIFAFSTENWKRTQTEVAGLMSLFRRYISKEMTALATKNVRVRFIGDRLKLDEKLVKLMDNLEVETEGNDGTHLTVALNYGGRDEVARATKRLARDVAEGQLNPEDVNEETLPRYLDTHVLPDPDLVIRTSGEARISNFLLWQSAYAEYEFIDTLWPDFTAAELGRLCRKFGRRDRRFGKVKT is encoded by the coding sequence ATGTCAAATATACCTGATATAGCATCCAAAGACGGCGGCGCTCTGTCAATGGGTGGGCCCGGCCCGCGTCACGTTGCCATTATAATGGATGGTAATGGACGTTGGGCGCAAGCCCGCGGAAGGCCGCGGCTGTTTGGTCACCATGCTGGGGCAAAGCGAATTCGGGAAGTTGTTGAAGCTTGTCCCAAGCTCGGCATTGAATATTTGACGATATTCGCCTTTTCTACTGAAAACTGGAAAAGAACACAGACTGAAGTCGCCGGTTTAATGAGCCTGTTTCGTCGCTACATCTCCAAGGAAATGACGGCTCTGGCAACAAAAAATGTTCGGGTGCGGTTCATCGGTGACCGTCTTAAACTTGATGAAAAATTGGTCAAGTTGATGGACAATCTTGAAGTCGAAACTGAAGGCAATGACGGAACACATTTGACTGTTGCGTTGAACTATGGCGGACGGGACGAAGTGGCCCGGGCGACAAAACGGTTGGCGCGGGACGTTGCTGAAGGACAGTTGAACCCGGAAGACGTCAATGAAGAAACGCTGCCGCGGTACCTGGACACGCATGTTTTGCCCGATCCCGATCTGGTAATCCGGACCAGCGGCGAGGCGCGGATATCCAATTTTCTTCTCTGGCAATCAGCTTACGCGGAATATGAGTTTATTGATACGTTGTGGCCGGATTTCACAGCGGCTGAGCTAGGTCGTCTTTGCAGGAAGTTTGGGCGTCGTGATCGCCGATTTGGTAAGGTGAAGACATGA
- the bamA gene encoding outer membrane protein assembly factor BamA: protein MLWGTNAGKSCGGCRSRTKMLYRQVSAISLAVALGFAFAPTFAEAQNYQFNSVQVEGNQRIQTSTIVAYTGIERGKTVSAGQLNDAYQRILDSGVFETVELVPRGNTLIIKVTEFATISQISFEGNRRLKDEDLLGLVESAPRRVFNPSVAERDAANIAEAYGAQGRLASRVTPRIIRRSDNRVDLVFEISEGDTTEVERVSFVGNRVYSDRRLRRVVETKQAGLLRALIKSDTLIEDRIEFDKQVLRDFYLSRGYVDFRVNSANAEVTSERDAFFLVVDVTEGQQFKFGQISVSSEISEADSDTFFDALRVKPGVIYTPLLVENSIERLETLAIRQGIDFLRVEPRISRNDRDLTLDIEFVLVRGPRLFVERIDIEGNTTTLDRVIRQRFKTVEGDPFNPREIRESAERIRALGFFATAEVDVREGSSPSQVVVDVDVEEQPTGSLNLGGAYSVDDGFGVAIGLTENNFLGRGQRLSFNISTAQDSEEYVFGFTEPHLLGRDLRFSLDLGVSETDSSFSEYDTKRAFITPSLSFKTGENTLLQVRYLWDRDEMVSRGDDSNGDPLAGPVVRNEIGQGELSSSSVGFTYTYDSRITGLDPNAGFLVQLGADYAGLGGDNEYVKTTAKLIAQKLVFNEEVTLRATFEAGALSWLSNDSSRSIDRYILSTNVMRGFEPGGIGPRDQSAIGTTTSNYDDFLGGNYYAVAKFDAEFPLGLPEEYGMRGGLFYDIGNLWDLSNANTTGGTIVGEGGSFRQTIGFSLLWTTGFGPLRFNFSKAIKKESYDKEQSFDLTIQARF from the coding sequence ATGCTCTGGGGGACAAACGCGGGTAAATCCTGCGGGGGGTGCCGATCGCGCACCAAGATGTTGTATAGACAGGTGTCAGCAATTTCGCTTGCTGTCGCTTTGGGATTTGCTTTTGCACCAACGTTTGCAGAGGCACAAAATTATCAGTTCAATTCGGTGCAGGTTGAGGGAAACCAGCGCATTCAGACCTCGACGATTGTGGCCTATACCGGGATTGAGCGCGGCAAAACAGTTAGCGCAGGGCAACTAAACGATGCCTATCAGCGTATTCTTGATAGTGGTGTTTTTGAAACCGTTGAGTTGGTGCCGCGTGGGAATACTCTGATCATCAAGGTCACTGAATTTGCGACGATTAGTCAAATCAGTTTCGAGGGGAACCGCCGACTCAAGGATGAGGATCTGCTTGGGCTTGTCGAATCTGCTCCACGCCGGGTGTTCAATCCATCGGTGGCCGAACGGGATGCAGCCAATATTGCTGAAGCATATGGTGCTCAGGGTAGGTTGGCGTCGCGGGTAACCCCCAGAATCATTCGCCGTAGCGACAACCGTGTCGATCTGGTTTTTGAAATTTCCGAGGGCGATACAACTGAAGTTGAACGAGTTTCCTTCGTCGGCAACCGCGTCTATTCAGATCGCCGTTTGCGCCGAGTTGTTGAAACCAAGCAGGCAGGTTTGTTGCGGGCACTCATCAAGTCGGACACTTTGATCGAGGACCGCATTGAATTTGATAAGCAAGTTCTGCGTGATTTCTATCTTTCGCGGGGCTATGTCGATTTTCGGGTGAACAGCGCAAACGCCGAAGTCACTAGTGAAAGAGATGCCTTCTTTCTGGTTGTGGATGTCACCGAAGGTCAGCAATTCAAATTTGGCCAGATATCAGTTTCCAGTGAAATCAGCGAGGCGGATTCGGATACTTTCTTTGATGCCCTGAGGGTTAAGCCAGGTGTGATTTATACTCCGTTGCTGGTTGAGAATTCGATTGAACGCCTGGAAACGCTCGCCATTCGACAGGGAATTGATTTCTTGCGGGTTGAGCCGCGCATATCCAGAAATGACCGTGACCTGACACTCGATATTGAATTTGTACTGGTTCGAGGCCCACGGCTGTTTGTGGAGCGTATCGATATTGAAGGAAATACCACTACGTTGGATCGGGTGATCCGCCAGCGGTTCAAAACTGTTGAAGGCGATCCCTTCAATCCCCGGGAAATTCGCGAGAGCGCGGAACGTATCCGTGCGCTTGGATTCTTTGCGACCGCCGAAGTTGACGTTAGGGAAGGTAGTTCACCAAGTCAGGTCGTCGTGGACGTCGATGTCGAAGAACAGCCAACTGGATCATTGAACCTTGGTGGCGCCTATTCCGTCGATGATGGATTTGGTGTCGCCATTGGCCTGACGGAAAACAACTTTCTTGGTCGAGGGCAGCGGTTGTCGTTCAATATTTCGACGGCTCAGGATTCGGAAGAATATGTTTTTGGATTTACTGAACCTCACTTGCTGGGCCGGGATCTGCGGTTTTCACTAGACTTGGGTGTTTCGGAAACAGACTCCAGCTTCTCGGAATATGATACAAAGCGAGCCTTTATCACCCCGTCGTTGTCGTTCAAAACCGGCGAAAATACTCTTCTTCAAGTCCGATACCTATGGGACCGCGATGAAATGGTCAGTCGTGGAGATGATAGCAACGGAGACCCACTGGCAGGTCCGGTCGTCCGCAATGAAATCGGACAGGGCGAATTGTCATCGAGCAGTGTTGGTTTCACGTATACTTATGACAGCCGGATCACTGGGCTAGACCCAAATGCCGGATTTTTGGTGCAACTTGGTGCCGATTATGCCGGTTTGGGAGGCGACAATGAATATGTCAAAACAACCGCAAAACTAATTGCCCAGAAGTTGGTGTTCAACGAAGAAGTTACCCTACGGGCAACGTTTGAAGCAGGCGCTTTGAGCTGGCTTAGTAATGACTCTAGCAGGTCAATCGACCGCTACATTCTGTCAACGAATGTCATGCGCGGCTTTGAACCAGGCGGTATCGGCCCACGTGATCAATCGGCCATTGGAACCACGACTAGTAACTACGATGACTTTCTAGGTGGCAACTATTACGCCGTGGCTAAGTTTGATGCTGAATTCCCGCTTGGCCTGCCAGAAGAATATGGCATGCGTGGAGGCTTGTTCTACGACATTGGCAATCTTTGGGATCTCTCCAATGCAAACACCACAGGCGGAACTATTGTTGGCGAAGGCGGATCTTTCCGTCAAACCATTGGATTCTCGTTGCTGTGGACAACTGGATTTGGCCCTTTGCGGTTCAACTTTTCGAAGGCGATAAAGAAAGAGAGTTACGACAAAGAGCAAAGTTTTGATCTGACGATCCAGGCCCGGTTCTAA
- the frr gene encoding ribosome recycling factor — protein sequence MSDDFILDTDDLQRRMDGAMANLKTEFASLRTGRASGSMLEPIMVDAYGSQTPINQVGTVNVPEPRMVTINVWDKGLVGKVEKAIRESGLGINPQLNGTIIMLPIPELNEERRRELTKVAGQYAEHGRVSIRNIRRDGMDQIKKAKSDGMSEDDQKFWETEVQELTDKMIKVVDTSLETKQEEIMQV from the coding sequence ATGTCTGACGATTTTATTCTCGATACCGATGATTTGCAGCGTCGCATGGACGGCGCTATGGCGAATTTGAAAACTGAATTTGCCAGTCTGCGAACCGGCCGTGCCTCTGGCTCGATGCTTGAGCCTATCATGGTTGACGCATATGGATCGCAAACTCCAATTAACCAGGTCGGCACTGTTAACGTACCTGAACCGCGCATGGTGACAATCAATGTTTGGGATAAGGGGCTGGTTGGTAAAGTCGAAAAAGCCATCCGCGAGAGTGGTCTGGGTATAAACCCGCAATTGAATGGCACCATTATCATGTTGCCAATTCCCGAGCTGAACGAAGAACGGCGCCGCGAACTGACTAAAGTGGCCGGTCAGTATGCCGAACACGGTCGCGTCTCAATCCGTAACATCCGTCGCGATGGTATGGATCAGATCAAAAAGGCCAAGTCTGATGGCATGTCTGAGGATGACCAGAAGTTTTGGGAAACCGAAGTGCAGGAATTGACCGACAAGATGATCAAAGTGGTCGATACCAGTCTTGAGACCAAGCAAGAAGAAATCATGCAAGTTTGA
- the pyrH gene encoding UMP kinase, whose protein sequence is MPLSTDQSSGPSASTYKRVMLKISGEALMGDQGFGLHPPTVQRIAEEVKSVHDMGVEICMVIGGGNIFRGLSGSAQGMERTTADYMGMLATVMNALAMQSALEELGVFTRVISAIPMDQVCEPYIRRRAVRHLEKKRVCIFAAGTGNPYFTTDTAATLRANEMSCEAIFKGTKVDGVYDKDPAKYDDAVRYDNVSYDDVLVKRLGVMDASAIALARDNNLPIIVFSLDEPGGFRGILAGKGTYTRVAG, encoded by the coding sequence ATGCCCCTTTCCACCGATCAGTCGAGCGGACCCTCCGCTTCAACCTATAAACGCGTTATGCTGAAAATTTCAGGCGAGGCGCTGATGGGAGATCAGGGATTCGGGTTACATCCACCGACGGTTCAGCGCATAGCGGAAGAAGTGAAATCGGTGCACGATATGGGCGTCGAGATCTGCATGGTGATTGGTGGTGGTAACATTTTCCGCGGGCTGTCCGGATCTGCTCAGGGAATGGAGCGCACAACCGCTGACTATATGGGTATGCTTGCAACAGTGATGAACGCACTAGCGATGCAGAGCGCACTCGAAGAACTTGGGGTGTTTACCCGGGTGATCTCGGCTATTCCGATGGATCAAGTCTGTGAACCATACATCCGTCGCCGCGCTGTGCGTCACCTTGAGAAAAAGCGGGTTTGCATCTTTGCGGCGGGAACCGGAAACCCCTATTTCACCACAGACACGGCAGCCACTCTGCGCGCCAATGAAATGTCCTGTGAGGCGATTTTTAAGGGCACCAAAGTTGATGGCGTCTACGATAAGGATCCCGCGAAATATGATGACGCAGTGCGTTATGACAATGTGTCTTATGATGATGTTCTGGTCAAACGCCTGGGTGTTATGGATGCCTCGGCGATTGCTTTGGCCCGCGACAATAACCTGCCAATCATAGTGTTCTCACTGGATGAGCCGGGCGGGTTCCGCGGTATTCTGGCGGGTAAGGGCACCTATACCCGGGTCGCAGGATAA
- the miaA gene encoding tRNA (adenosine(37)-N6)-dimethylallyltransferase MiaA, translated as MRLPQISPDQPVLIAGPTASGKSALALEIAQNQGGVIINADASQVYNCWNLITARPSIAEEEKAEHALYGHLPYDAAYSAGHWLREVKPLLSGPHRPILVGGTGLYYTALTVGMAEIPLTPPAIRTTADDLATEDMMAVLDSETKARIDVKNRARVQRAWEVQQATGKPLSAWQDDTPPPLLPVESCAALVFDVDKKWLESRIRRRFDQMIDQGALDEARAMQDRYDPNLPSCRAIGVPELMGHLNGDLTLEQAREKASVATRQFAKRQRTWFRSKMQDWTAYSPSE; from the coding sequence ATGCGTTTGCCCCAAATCTCTCCGGACCAACCGGTTCTGATCGCTGGCCCCACCGCCTCAGGTAAGTCCGCACTGGCACTGGAGATCGCACAGAACCAAGGGGGGGTGATTATCAACGCGGATGCCAGTCAGGTCTATAATTGCTGGAACCTGATCACCGCTCGCCCCTCTATCGCCGAGGAGGAAAAAGCGGAGCATGCCCTTTATGGTCACCTTCCATATGACGCCGCCTATTCCGCCGGACATTGGTTGCGTGAGGTCAAACCCCTGCTCTCAGGTCCCCATCGTCCTATCCTTGTTGGTGGCACTGGCCTGTATTACACGGCACTGACCGTTGGCATGGCGGAAATCCCATTAACCCCACCCGCGATTCGCACTACAGCTGATGACCTTGCGACAGAGGACATGATGGCCGTATTGGATTCTGAGACCAAGGCCAGAATCGACGTGAAAAACCGAGCACGGGTACAACGGGCCTGGGAAGTTCAGCAAGCCACAGGTAAACCACTATCGGCCTGGCAAGATGACACGCCACCGCCATTGCTACCGGTCGAATCCTGTGCGGCCCTCGTGTTTGACGTTGACAAAAAATGGCTCGAGTCCCGCATCCGTCGTAGGTTTGACCAGATGATAGATCAGGGCGCGCTTGACGAAGCCCGGGCCATGCAGGACCGCTATGATCCGAATCTGCCATCTTGCCGCGCCATTGGCGTGCCAGAGTTGATGGGCCACCTGAACGGAGACCTGACACTTGAGCAGGCCCGCGAGAAGGCCTCGGTAGCAACACGGCAATTTGCCAAACGGCAGCGGACCTGGTTTCGCTCGAAGATGCAGGATTGGACGGCCTACTCGCCTTCTGAGTGA
- a CDS encoding AraC family transcriptional regulator → MLMNGARRGFGPHNALYVPAGGLMSLEMGRGCLGQALLVPASNAIALPHRPQHLRINNLSEQSSLTALLDVMQREQSARATLWHRAMQAHGELIGILLRRQIHSDEATQPKRNAARRLTQAYCARISQYFGDNISMSDHATALGVTATHLTRVVKSETGTTAAGLLTERQLYAARCLLIESDLPIQDIATRLNFSSSAYFTRFMTQHTGQTPRALRKQSRS, encoded by the coding sequence ATGCTTATGAATGGGGCACGCCGAGGGTTTGGTCCACACAATGCGTTATATGTCCCTGCTGGTGGACTGATGTCGCTTGAAATGGGACGAGGCTGCTTAGGGCAGGCCCTATTGGTGCCCGCATCAAATGCGATCGCCCTTCCCCATCGTCCACAACATCTGCGAATTAACAATCTGAGCGAGCAATCCAGCCTGACGGCTTTGTTAGACGTTATGCAACGCGAACAATCTGCACGCGCAACACTATGGCACCGCGCGATGCAGGCCCATGGAGAGTTGATCGGAATCCTTTTGCGACGCCAGATCCACAGCGACGAGGCCACGCAACCAAAACGCAATGCGGCGCGGCGGTTAACTCAAGCCTATTGCGCCCGCATCTCTCAGTATTTCGGCGACAACATCAGCATGTCCGATCACGCGACTGCCTTGGGTGTTACAGCAACCCATCTGACCCGAGTGGTCAAATCTGAAACCGGAACCACGGCTGCCGGTCTTTTGACTGAACGCCAACTTTACGCCGCGCGGTGCCTGTTGATTGAAAGTGACCTGCCGATACAGGACATTGCTACGCGCCTGAATTTCAGCAGTTCAGCTTATTTCACCCGTTTCATGACCCAACACACCGGCCAAACACCCCGGGCTTTGCGCAAACAATCCCGTAGCTGA
- the dxr gene encoding 1-deoxy-D-xylulose-5-phosphate reductoisomerase: protein MRKISIFGATGSIGQNTIDLIRRDPDAYDVVALTGGANIARLAADAIALKADIAVTAYENRLADLRAALTGSGVKAAAGQNALIEAAARPADWVMSAIVGAAGLAPGMEALKQGATLALANKESLVCAGALLLDTAKRHGACILPVDSEHSAVFQGLVGEDIDSVERIIITASGGAFRDWPLDRLNEATLAQASSHPNWDMGQRITIDSASMFNKAMEVIETHEYFGVSPSQIEVLVHPESMVHALVGFRDGALMAHLGAPDMRHAIGYALHWPERRHLPVARLDLAKIGQLNFQTPDPARFPALGLAYHVMARGGMMGAVFNAAKERALDHFIASRIGFLDMATIVEQVLEDFEGSSSLIDAAMTLDNVSKIDQLARQQADVAMTKRTG from the coding sequence ATGCGTAAAATTTCAATATTTGGCGCTACCGGGTCGATTGGTCAAAACACCATCGATCTGATTCGACGTGACCCGGACGCCTATGATGTCGTGGCCCTGACTGGGGGCGCAAACATCGCAAGATTGGCTGCGGATGCCATAGCGTTGAAGGCCGATATTGCTGTCACCGCCTATGAAAACCGGCTGGCTGATTTGCGCGCGGCTTTGACTGGAAGCGGCGTCAAGGCGGCGGCAGGTCAAAATGCCCTGATCGAGGCCGCAGCGCGACCCGCCGATTGGGTGATGTCTGCTATTGTTGGTGCGGCAGGTCTTGCCCCGGGGATGGAGGCGTTGAAGCAGGGTGCGACACTGGCTCTGGCCAACAAGGAATCGCTGGTCTGCGCCGGCGCCTTGTTGTTGGACACAGCGAAACGCCACGGTGCATGTATTTTGCCGGTGGACAGTGAACATTCCGCTGTGTTTCAGGGACTTGTCGGCGAGGATATTGATTCAGTTGAGCGGATCATCATAACCGCCTCTGGTGGGGCGTTCCGCGATTGGCCGCTGGACCGGTTGAACGAGGCGACACTGGCTCAGGCGTCCTCTCATCCCAATTGGGACATGGGGCAGCGGATCACTATCGATAGTGCGTCTATGTTCAATAAAGCGATGGAAGTAATTGAAACACATGAATACTTTGGCGTTTCACCTTCACAAATTGAAGTATTGGTTCACCCAGAATCTATGGTTCATGCTTTAGTTGGATTTCGCGATGGGGCGCTGATGGCGCATTTGGGTGCCCCGGATATGCGGCACGCGATTGGTTATGCACTGCATTGGCCAGAACGGCGTCACCTTCCGGTTGCTCGACTGGATTTGGCCAAAATTGGCCAGCTGAACTTTCAGACCCCGGATCCTGCGCGGTTCCCTGCATTGGGCCTAGCCTATCACGTCATGGCGCGAGGTGGCATGATGGGGGCGGTTTTCAACGCGGCCAAAGAGCGGGCGTTGGATCACTTCATCGCGAGCCGGATTGGATTTCTGGATATGGCGACCATAGTTGAGCAGGTGTTGGAAGATTTTGAGGGGAGTTCCAGCCTCATTGACGCCGCAATGACACTTGATAACGTGTCGAAGATTGACCAGTTGGCACGGCAACAGGCCGATGTAGCCATGACAAAACGAACAGGGTAA